From a region of the Babylonia areolata isolate BAREFJ2019XMU chromosome 21, ASM4173473v1, whole genome shotgun sequence genome:
- the LOC143296468 gene encoding dynein light chain Tctex-type protein 2B-like: MNIMKKAHTRMTANSVSDRKSEMSDTSSHKNSKTRFKLKMKMMSSLGMAGMVSGSKSHTVVYENTYKTDPEDDHRFSQVKAEQIIYSVFENYLAKREYDAKRFPSLSKTLSELIKERLRDSGLDRYKIVSVVTLCENRDQGTRVASRCLWNAKHDNHASVVFEGANFFAVGSVYAVYFD; encoded by the exons atgaacatCATGAAGAAGGCCCACACCCGCATGACCGCCAACTCCGTGTCGGACCGGAAGAGCGAGATGAGCGACACGTCCAGCCACAAGAACAGCAAGACGCGCTTCAagctgaagatgaagatgatgtccAGCCTCGGCATGGCCGGCATGGTGTCCGGCAGCAAGAGCCACACGGTGGTCTACGAGAACACCTACAAGACGGACCCTGAGGACGACCACCGTTTCTCGCAGGTCAAGGCCGAGCAGATTATTTACAG cgTCTTCGAAAACTACCTGGCGAAAAGGGAGTACGATGCCAAGAGGTTCCCGTCGCTGAGCAAGACCCTATCGGAGCTGAtcaaagagagactgagggacTCTGGCCTGGACCGCTACAAGATAGTGTCTGTGGTGACCTTGTGCGAGAACCGCGATCAGGGCACTAGGGTGGCCAGTCGCTGCCTGTGGAACGCCAAGCATGACAACCACGCATCCGTTGTGTTCGAGGGAGCCAACTTCTTCGCCGTGGGCTCTGTGTACGCTGTGTACTTTGACTGA